From Lolium perenne isolate Kyuss_39 chromosome 5, Kyuss_2.0, whole genome shotgun sequence, a single genomic window includes:
- the LOC139831529 gene encoding uncharacterized protein, with protein MKGCFAVKGDGSGGGLALFHSEDVVVDLLSFSHRHIDAHIQGGPFGARWRGTFVYGEPRPSERHHMWTLLRRIKSESSEPWLLLGDFNEAMWQAEHFSNMKRSERQMTDFRSVMSFCGVYDLGFTGVPWTFDNKKKGVRNVKVRLDRAVASPAWSLRFPEARVHHLVSSRSDHCPLLVSLVQAREMQRKPTIRRYEIMWEREPSLAATVEEAWSRRVGARDLGDICSSLRTVMGSLYDWRKQHFKSVPKEIERKRKKLEGLLLLSDEDSVRARQQLQCEMDELLYIEELMWLQRSRVAWLREGDRNTRFFHRKASWRRKKNRILKLRREDGSWTEDPEEMGVRTSSFFQQLYTREDDVDPSELLELFTCQVTADMNDTLCAPFSEKEISDALFQIGPLKAPGPDGFPARFLQRNWGLLKNDIVMAVQEFFRSGTLPEEVNETAIVLIPKKDNPEELKDFRPISLCNVVFKIISKCLVNRLRPLLQDIISPMQSSFIPGRLITDNAFMAFECFHAIQSNSKERSKYCAYKLDMAKAYDRVDWRYLEGVMTKLGFHSTWIRWIMQCVTTVRYSVRLNGHALDTFTPTRGLRQGDPISPYLFLFVADGLSRLVQREVELGRLNDLKICRRAPGMSHLLFADDSLLFFEGSVQQARIVKDTLDRYEKATGQLSFEEKYLGLPVPEGQMHKGKFKTLKERFQKRLSDWVEKYLSSGGKEVLIKAILQALPVYAMSVFQFPVGLVDELNQLIRDFHWGDEHERRRMHWLSWDKLTQPKLSGGMGFRDFRVYNQALLARQSWRLLQFPDSPCARLLKAKYYPSGHLLDTAFIQDVSATWKGVMHGLELLKQGAIWRIGSGSMVKIWRDNWLPRAGHMKLSGMKQRCRLKWVSQLIDPATNTWDEATIREFCLPNDVDAILQLKLPQRRTDDFVAWLPEASGLFTVRSAYRLGMQPKTDALSRGQCSSEPNGERSIWNLVWKTPVPQKIRIFTWRLATDSLAVASSLHRRIPRILPTCAVCGVEDEDAHHCMVRCTLARALRDGMRSVWLLPSDADFRCTGRSWFLHLLDGASKEMRVRILFLFWRTWHHRNNVIHGDGKASIAASVPFLQSYVLSVHAGAPEPDRKGKAAMFPLRQPGRAVTTDIPSNWAAPEPGWVKVNTDAGWSAADATGGVGVVVRDEQGAVLFSEWKTLACCSSAEEAEVLACLEGLRYLAAHPHQRGVLETDCARVVAVLLSTDEDRLAHWSLFKEAKVLLNMLLQVKVCKVSRVSNRVAHELAQLGKRECGVLRAAVPSCVLGVLMRDCKNNVA; from the exons ATGAAAGGCTGCTTTGCTGTTAAAGGCGATGGTTCTGGTGGAGGTTTGGCTCTCTTCCATTCCGAGGACGTGGTGGTTGACCTGCTCTCCTTCAGTCACCGTCATATCGATGCTCATATCCAGGGTGGGCCGTTTGGAGCTAGGTGGAGGGGGACCTTTGTATATGGCGAACCAAGGCCGTCCGAGCGACATCATATGTGGACCTTATTGCGCAGGATCAAATCGGAGTCCTCTGAACCATGGTTGTTGCTAGGCGATTTTAATGAGGCGATGTGGCAGGCTGAACACTTCTCTAATATGAAGCGATCTGAGCGCCAGATGACAGATTTCCGAAGTGTGATGTCCTTCTGTGGTGTATATGATCTGGGGTTTACTGGAGTTCCTTGGACGTTTGATAATAAGAAGAAAGGAGTCCGTAATGTTAAGGTTCGACTTGACCGAGCAGTGGCGTCACCAGCGTGGTCGCTACGTTTCCCTGAAGCTAGAGTGCACCATTTGGTCTCATCGCGCTCGGATCACTGTCCCCTTCTGGTGTCCTTGGTCCAGGCTCGGGAGATGCAAAGGAAACCGACTATCAGGCGCTACGAAATCATGTGGGAGCGGGAGCCGTCGCTGGCGGCGACGGTCGAGGAAGCTTGGTCACGGCGTGTGGGGGCACGGGACCTAGGTGATATATGCTCCTCGCTTCGCACGGTCATGGGCTCCCTGTATGATTGGCGAAAGCAACATTTTAAgtctgtgccaaaggaaattgAAAGGAAGCGGAAGAAGCTGGAAGGCCTTTTGCTGTTATCGGATGAGGACAGTGTGCGTGCTCGGCAACAACTCCAATGTGAGATGgatgaactactatatatagaAGAGCTGATGTGGCTGCAACGCTCACGAGTGGCTTGGCTGCGTGAGGGCGACAGGAACACTCGGTTTTTTCATCGTAAGGCGTCATGGCGTAGAAAGAAAAACCGCATCCTCAAATTACGACGGGAGGACGGCTCATGGACGGAAGATCCTGAGGAGATGGGAGTTAGGACGTCCTCCTTCTTCCAGCAGCTGTACACCAGAGaggatgatgttgatccatcggAACTGCTAGAGCTCTTCACATGTCAGGTTACTGCCGATATGAACGACACCTTGTGTGCCCCTTTTTCAGAAAAGGAGATTAGTGATGCTCTGTTTCAGATCGGCCCTCTGAAGGCTCCAGGTCCCGATGGTTTTCCTGCGCGGTTTCTGCAGCGAAACTGGGGCCTCCTTAAGAATGACATTGTCATGGCAGTACAGGAGTTCTTCAGATCTGGGACACTGCCCGAGGAAGTCAATGAGACGGCAATTGTACTTATTCCAAAAAAGGACAACCCTGAGGAGCTCAAGGATTTCCGTCCTATAAGTTTATGCAATGTTGTATTTAAAATCATCTCTAAATGCTTGGTGAATCGTCTCCGGCCTCTCCTTCAGGACATCATCTCTCCGATGCAGAGCTCGTTCATCCCAGGTCGGCTTATTACGGACAATGCCTTTATGGCTTTCGAGTGTTTTCACGCAATACAGAGTAATTCAAAAGAGCGGTCAAAATATTGTGCTTAcaagttggatatggctaaggcTTATGACCGCGTGGACTGGCGCTATTTGGAAGGTGTAATGACGAAACTGGGCTTTCATAGCACATGGATACGGTGGATTATGCAGTGTGTTACCACCGTGCGGTATTCGGTTCGTCTCAATGGACATGCGTTGGACACCTTCACGCCTACACGCGGGCTACGCCAAGGCGATCCTATATCACCATATTTGTTCCTATTTGTCGCTGATGGCCTCTCTCGTCTGGTGCAACGGGAGGTGGAGCTTGGACGGTTAAATGATCTCAAAATCTGCCGGCGTGCTCCGGGCATGTcgcatcttctcttcgcggacgaTAGTCTCCTCTTCTTCGAGGGATCGGTCCAACAAGCCAGGATTGTGAAGGACACTCTCGACCGCTATGAGAAGGCCACGGGACAGCTT AGTTTTGAGGAGAAGTACCTAGGCCTCCCTGTTCCAGAAGGTCAAATGCATAAAGGGAAGTTTAAAACCTTGAAGGAGCGCTTCCAGAAGCGGCTGAGTGACTGGGTGGAGAAATATCTATCTAGTGGAGGAAAGGAGGTTCTAATAAAAGCCATACTGCAGGCCCTGCCTGTCTATGCCATGAGCGTGTTCCAATTCCCTGTTGGCCTAGTGGATGAACTGAACCAATTGATCCGAGATTTTCATTGGGGTGATGAGCATGAGCGGAGGCGCATGCATTGGCTGTCTTGGGACAAGCTGACCCAGCCCAAGCTAAGTGGTGGCATGGGCTTTCGTGATTTCCGAGTATACAATCAGGCTCTCCTCGCTCGTCAGTCTTGGAGATTACTGCAATTCCCGGATAGTCCGTGTGCACGTCTTCTTAAGGCGAAGTATTATCCTTCGGGCCACCTACTTGACACTGCCTTTATTCAGGATGTCTCCGCAACCTGGAAGGGCGTCATGCATGGGTTGGAGCTACTGAAGCAAGGAGCCATCTGGCGGATCGGATCGGGTTCTATGGTGAAAATCTGGCGTGATAACTGGCTTCCGCGGGCTGGGCATATGAAGCTATCAGGGATGAAACAACGGTGCAGACTGAAGTGGGTTTCCCAGCTTATTGATCCGGCGACAAACACATGGGATGAAGCCACCATTCGGGAGTTTTGCCTCCCAAACGATGTAGATGCTATCCTTCAGCTTAAGCTGCCTCAGCGGCGGACAGATGACTTCGTGGCATGGCTCCCAGAGGCCTCTGGGCTGTTTACTGTACGTAGTGCCTATCGTCTGGGTATGCAGCCGAAGACGGACGCTCTAAGCAGGGGACAGTGCAGCTCTGAACCGAATGGGGAGCGCAGTATTTGGAACCTGGTCTGGAAGACGCCCGTGCCGCAAAAAATTAGAATCTTCACGTGGCGCCTCGCTACCGACTCCCTGGCTGTCGCATCAAGTCTGCATCGGAGGATCCCACGAATATTGCCAACATGCGCGGTCTGTGGAGTGGAGGATGAGGACGCCCATCACTGCATGGTTCGATGCACACTTGCCCGCGCGCTCCGGGATGGCATGCGATCTGTCTGGCTGTTACCGTCAGACGCGGACTTCAGGTGTACTGGCCGCAGTTGGTTTCTGCACCTTCTGGATGGCGCTTCGAAGGAGATGCGCGTCAGGATACTATTCCTCTTTTGGCGAACCTGGCACCACCGAAACAATGTCATCCATGGTGACGGTAAGGCGTCCATTGCGGCATCAGTTCCGTTTCTACAGAGTTATGTCTTATCAGTGCATGCAGGCGCTCCAGAACCTGATCGGAAAGGGAAGGCAGCTATGTTTCCTCTTCGTCAACCTGGCCGAGCAGTAACAACGGACATTCCTTCTAATTGGGCTGCTCCTGAGCCGGGGTGGGTTAAGGTGAATACAGATGCTGGCTGGAGTGCAGCTGATGCTACCGGAGGGGTAGGTGTTGTGGTCAGAGATGAGCAAGGTGCGGTTCTTTTCTCGGAGTGGAAGACTCTTGCATGTTGCTCTAGTGCGGAGGAGGCTGAAGTGTTGGCTTGTCTTGAGGGACTCCGCTATCTAGCTGCTCATCCACACCAGCGGGGCGTTCTCGAAACTGATTGTGCCCGTGTTGTGGCTGTCCTGTTGTCGACAGATGAGGATCGGTTGGCACATTGGAGTCTGTTCAAGGAGGCCAAGGTTTTACTAAACATGCTGCTTCAAGTTAAAGTGTGTAAGGTGTCTAGGGTGAGCAACCGCGTGGCGCATGAATTAGCGCAATTAGGCAAGCGTGAGTGTGGTGTGTTGCGTGCGGCAGTCCCTTCCTGCGTGCTGGGAGTGCTCATGCGTGATTGTAAGAACAATGTTGCCTAA